From one Stieleria sp. JC731 genomic stretch:
- a CDS encoding ankyrin repeat domain-containing protein, with protein MSLKSLRLKFASALAAFAVITAGVQAFAQASSNVELPRSETIASETAASNNITSSNQPLYQRLCELNRGWLDLTPRFDQLTQPVKMNSEHSLIQIHLRLVTLELLAADVSHLTPEQKSNRAKHIETLKAYTAAGRFPKNIYIAGRCPVFIDAKGTHCAVGYLIAASGNAELAEQINAEHQLDFLANIKTDGLSQWQQSSGLGLNELALIQPTYHHFRSTTLRYPKELEQLILGNPEPLRDLIENGKLSVHAKASGKTLLHFAAAAGELDLVKRLVEMGADIEACSDLGCEKTSLTKAGRYKLVSILWDQPVKVSSDGKRGIGVYGPVFATSRGGFVADVLTDYTGGTAGLNALDYATRPPTGSGYRMVSYRKISPITFGMKKLPVDEAFEELLNNRKAVAQWLIEQGMQTLEQREQASNHEGN; from the coding sequence ATGTCCCTGAAAAGCCTGCGACTCAAGTTCGCTTCGGCACTTGCCGCATTTGCCGTGATCACAGCAGGGGTACAAGCATTTGCCCAAGCTTCATCGAATGTCGAACTTCCACGATCAGAAACGATCGCTAGTGAAACAGCAGCCTCTAACAATATCACCAGCTCGAACCAGCCGCTCTACCAACGGCTATGTGAGCTCAATCGAGGATGGCTAGACCTTACGCCCCGCTTCGACCAGCTAACACAGCCGGTGAAGATGAATAGCGAGCACTCGCTGATCCAAATACACCTTCGCTTGGTAACGCTTGAACTTCTCGCCGCAGACGTTTCTCATCTGACGCCAGAGCAGAAATCAAACCGAGCAAAGCACATTGAAACCCTGAAGGCTTATACCGCCGCAGGTAGGTTCCCCAAAAACATCTATATCGCTGGCCGATGCCCGGTCTTTATCGATGCAAAAGGAACCCACTGCGCCGTCGGTTACCTCATTGCCGCCTCAGGCAATGCTGAGCTGGCAGAACAGATCAACGCAGAACACCAGCTAGACTTCCTTGCGAATATCAAAACCGATGGCCTTTCCCAGTGGCAGCAGTCATCAGGACTTGGATTAAACGAACTGGCTCTCATCCAGCCAACCTACCACCACTTCCGCAGCACAACGCTTCGCTACCCAAAGGAGCTTGAACAGCTAATTCTTGGTAACCCCGAACCACTGCGTGACTTGATCGAGAACGGAAAGCTAAGCGTCCACGCCAAAGCAAGCGGAAAGACATTGCTGCACTTTGCCGCCGCAGCAGGTGAACTGGATTTGGTTAAGCGACTGGTCGAAATGGGCGCAGATATCGAAGCCTGTTCGGATCTTGGCTGCGAAAAAACCTCGCTCACGAAAGCTGGTCGCTACAAACTGGTCAGCATTCTTTGGGATCAGCCTGTCAAAGTTTCTAGCGATGGCAAACGCGGCATTGGGGTTTATGGACCGGTATTCGCCACCTCTCGCGGCGGCTTTGTTGCGGACGTGCTGACAGATTACACGGGTGGGACCGCTGGCTTAAATGCGTTGGACTATGCCACACGCCCACCAACGGGGAGCGGCTACCGCATGGTCTCATACCGAAAAATCAGTCCAATTACGTTCGGAATGAAAAAGCTCCCTGTCGACGAAGCGTTCGAAGAGCTTTTGAACAATCGAAAGGCGGTCGCTCAGTGGCTAATAGAACAAGGCATGCAAACGTTGGAGCAACGAGAGCAAGCTTCGAACCATGAAGGCAACTGA
- a CDS encoding porin, which translates to MNVKTLRVLFTLAALGFTQASDARGQETFQSPSLIRLQQQVDAQAFEIDQLKQLLNEQQTATSLPFGIFPDDSDTDCTPGSIARIPLVIQQPVEVDCDGLLESGPSHQTIDFYSDFNKGFTIVPFDKQAHPFQLKICSWIQFRHHDFEQDITSWTDQSGTTRSVRHRNVFDIERARLVFKGYAVDERLTYFLQLDGDTDGSHTVDFMDYWWGWQLTENFRIQMGKRKVPGSRQWIMSARRTRFADRPMANDFFRPDRTVGIFGIGTIGERCQYQLMAGDGYRNANVPNSRSDDRFAFAASSYIDPWGDFGGQLVDFDHSCTPLVRIGHSFVYSKQTSDQRGVPLSEADFVRLSDGTRLTQTGAIGPGATVSNYDIYMYGIDAAIKYMGWSFDSEIYMRWIESLTADQPLPQSSLEQHGFYVEGGRFLIPKRLDANLRYSQVSGMFGNGLEYAVGFNWYPLSVPQVKVTFDITELDSSPLQSTPSDILVGDDGTLFRTQFQAEY; encoded by the coding sequence ATGAATGTGAAAACGTTGCGAGTACTTTTCACTTTGGCTGCCTTAGGGTTTACCCAAGCTAGCGATGCCCGAGGCCAAGAAACATTCCAATCGCCCTCACTGATTCGCCTGCAGCAACAAGTCGATGCGCAAGCGTTTGAAATCGATCAGCTGAAGCAATTGCTGAATGAACAGCAGACCGCAACATCACTTCCCTTTGGAATCTTCCCTGACGACAGTGACACCGACTGCACACCAGGAAGCATCGCCCGCATCCCCTTGGTCATCCAACAGCCGGTCGAAGTCGATTGCGATGGCTTACTCGAATCCGGACCATCGCATCAGACGATTGATTTCTATTCGGACTTCAATAAAGGGTTCACGATCGTTCCCTTTGACAAACAAGCTCATCCCTTTCAGCTAAAAATCTGCAGCTGGATTCAGTTTCGACATCATGACTTCGAACAAGACATCACCTCGTGGACCGATCAATCGGGCACAACTCGTTCGGTTCGACACCGCAACGTATTTGACATCGAGCGTGCCCGTCTTGTGTTTAAAGGATATGCCGTCGACGAGCGTTTGACCTATTTCCTGCAGCTCGATGGCGACACAGATGGTTCACACACGGTTGACTTCATGGATTATTGGTGGGGATGGCAACTGACCGAAAACTTTCGAATTCAGATGGGCAAACGCAAAGTCCCCGGAAGCCGCCAGTGGATCATGTCGGCACGACGCACTCGCTTTGCCGACCGCCCGATGGCAAACGATTTCTTTCGACCTGATCGAACCGTCGGAATCTTCGGAATCGGAACGATTGGCGAGCGCTGCCAATACCAACTGATGGCCGGAGATGGCTATCGAAATGCAAATGTACCTAACTCACGCAGTGACGATCGCTTCGCATTTGCCGCCAGTAGCTACATCGATCCTTGGGGAGACTTTGGCGGGCAACTCGTCGATTTTGATCATTCCTGCACCCCACTGGTCCGAATTGGACATTCATTCGTCTATTCAAAACAAACGTCTGACCAAAGAGGTGTGCCACTGAGTGAAGCTGATTTCGTCCGGCTTTCTGACGGAACGCGTTTGACGCAAACCGGTGCGATCGGCCCCGGGGCGACGGTATCGAATTACGACATCTACATGTATGGAATTGATGCTGCGATCAAGTACATGGGCTGGAGCTTCGATTCTGAGATATATATGCGATGGATCGAAAGCTTGACCGCTGATCAACCTTTGCCGCAAAGCAGCCTGGAACAGCATGGCTTCTACGTCGAAGGCGGTCGGTTCCTGATACCCAAACGACTCGATGCGAACCTTCGATATTCGCAGGTTAGTGGGATGTTTGGAAACGGACTCGAATATGCAGTTGGCTTCAATTGGTATCCGCTGTCTGTCCCCCAAGTCAAAGTGACGTTCGATATTACAGAGTTAGACAGCAGCCCATTGCAAAGCACACCGAGTGATATTTTGGTCGGTGACGATGGAACGTTATTCCGGACACAGTTTCAGGCGGAGTATTAG